From the genome of Desulfovibrio psychrotolerans, one region includes:
- the rpsB gene encoding 30S ribosomal protein S2: MTYVSMKQMLETGVHFGHQTRRWNPKMRPFIFGARNGIHIMDLQQTAKLFRRAHDKVAETVAKGGKVIFIGTKRQAHEAVRTEATRSGQYFVTNRWMGGTLTNFQTIRKSIDRLKKLEAMFADGSVSRYQKKEILTLRREMEKLELTLGGIKDMERLPQMAFIVDPKREEIAVKECRKLGIPIVAITDSNCDPDLIDYVIPGNDDAIRAIKLFVAHIAEACMEGAAMSKDGKDAEPEVAMAKAAEAAEVAEAVAEKDEE; encoded by the coding sequence ATGACTTACGTATCAATGAAGCAGATGCTGGAAACCGGCGTCCACTTCGGCCACCAGACCCGCCGCTGGAACCCCAAAATGCGCCCCTTCATCTTCGGTGCGCGCAACGGCATCCACATCATGGACCTGCAGCAGACCGCCAAGCTGTTCCGCCGCGCCCATGACAAAGTGGCTGAAACCGTGGCCAAGGGCGGCAAGGTAATTTTCATCGGCACCAAGCGTCAGGCGCATGAAGCCGTGCGCACCGAAGCCACCCGCTCCGGTCAGTACTTTGTGACCAACCGCTGGATGGGCGGCACGCTCACCAACTTCCAGACCATCCGCAAGTCCATAGACCGCCTGAAGAAGCTGGAAGCCATGTTCGCAGACGGCTCCGTAAGCCGCTACCAGAAGAAGGAAATCCTGACTCTGCGCCGCGAAATGGAAAAGCTTGAGCTTACCCTCGGCGGTATCAAGGATATGGAACGTCTGCCGCAGATGGCTTTCATCGTGGACCCCAAGCGCGAAGAAATCGCCGTGAAGGAATGCCGCAAGCTGGGTATCCCCATCGTTGCCATTACCGACTCCAACTGCGACCCCGACCTCATCGACTACGTCATTCCCGGCAACGATGACGCCATCCGTGCTATCAAGCTGTTTGTCGCCCACATTGCAGAAGCCTGCATGGAAGGCGCAGCCATGAGCAAGGACGGCAAGGACGCCGAACCCGAAGTGGCCATGGCCAAGGCAGCAGAAGCTGCAGAAGTAGCCGAAGCCGTTGCAGAGAAAGACGAAGAATAA
- the tsf gene encoding translation elongation factor Ts, translating into MSISAAMVKSLRDKTGAGMMDCKKALAENNGDEEKAIDWLRQKGLSKAAKKAGRATTEGLIGCLVEGKVGALAEFKCETDFVARNEAFIALSHKFAADVAANGAEGFADRVAGDVTDCIATLGENMSAGRAARVELAADGIIGSYVHSNGKIGVLVAIEGSADAELAKNIAMQVAATNPVSLDASNIPADLIAREREIHRQKTLEEGKPENIVDKIVDGRMQKFFKEVTLLDQPYIRDDKMAVKDLLKGGAKIVQFVRFALGEDATPEAEEAE; encoded by the coding sequence ATGTCTATTTCCGCCGCAATGGTGAAAAGCCTGCGCGATAAGACCGGCGCAGGGATGATGGACTGCAAGAAAGCTCTTGCAGAAAACAACGGTGACGAGGAAAAGGCCATCGACTGGCTCCGCCAGAAGGGTCTTTCCAAGGCTGCCAAGAAGGCCGGACGCGCCACCACCGAAGGCCTTATCGGCTGTTTGGTGGAAGGCAAGGTCGGCGCACTTGCCGAATTCAAGTGCGAAACCGACTTCGTTGCCCGCAACGAAGCCTTCATCGCCCTGTCCCATAAGTTCGCCGCAGACGTGGCCGCCAACGGCGCAGAAGGCTTTGCCGACCGCGTTGCAGGCGATGTGACCGACTGCATCGCCACCCTGGGCGAAAACATGTCCGCAGGCCGCGCCGCCCGCGTTGAGCTGGCTGCCGACGGCATTATCGGCTCCTACGTGCACTCCAACGGCAAGATCGGCGTCCTGGTGGCCATAGAAGGTTCCGCCGATGCGGAACTGGCCAAGAACATTGCCATGCAGGTAGCTGCCACCAACCCCGTTTCTCTGGACGCCTCCAACATTCCGGCCGATCTCATCGCCCGCGAACGCGAAATCCACCGTCAGAAGACGCTGGAAGAAGGCAAGCCGGAAAACATCGTGGACAAGATCGTGGACGGCCGTATGCAGAAGTTCTTCAAGGAAGTGACCCTGCTCGACCAGCCCTACATCCGCGACGACAAAATGGCCGTCAAGGATCTGCTCAAGGGCGGAGCCAAGATCGTCCAGTTCGTGCGTTTCGCCCTTGGCGAAGACGCAACCCCGGAAGCCGAAGAAGCCGAATAG
- a CDS encoding DegT/DnrJ/EryC1/StrS family aminotransferase: protein MRDAFLVFGQPLIEQAEIDEVVDSLNKAWIGTGPKVHQFEKDFAAYKGVPYAAAVNSCTAALHLACLTLEFAPGDEVITTAMTFCASVNSIIHAGGTPVLADVNPHTLNIDPAAIEARITPRTRAIMVVHYAGRSCDMDPIMDLAARHGLTVIEDCAHAIETEYKGRTAGTIGHIGCFSFYATKNIVTGEGGMLISSDKAAMDRCKIMALHGMSADAWARFSDAGYKHYQVVDHGFKYNMMDIQAALGLHQLPRIDRYWNHRAAIWQRYMQAFADLGIGLPAPVEENTVHAYHLYTIRVNRECCGVERDQMLEALRARNIGVGVHYLAIPEHPYYQKRFGWRPEETPHATAYGRETISLPLSAKLSERDVDDVIEAVREICGACPAARTGATA from the coding sequence ATGCGTGACGCCTTTCTGGTCTTCGGACAGCCCCTGATAGAGCAGGCAGAAATTGACGAAGTGGTAGACAGCCTGAACAAGGCATGGATAGGCACCGGCCCCAAGGTGCACCAGTTCGAAAAAGATTTTGCCGCGTATAAGGGAGTGCCATACGCTGCTGCCGTAAACTCCTGCACCGCCGCGCTGCACCTTGCCTGCCTCACGCTGGAGTTTGCTCCCGGTGACGAGGTCATCACCACGGCCATGACTTTCTGCGCCTCGGTGAACTCCATCATCCATGCGGGCGGCACGCCGGTGCTGGCAGATGTGAACCCGCATACCCTGAACATAGACCCCGCCGCCATAGAGGCCAGAATAACGCCCCGCACCCGCGCCATCATGGTCGTGCACTATGCGGGACGCAGCTGCGACATGGACCCCATCATGGACCTTGCCGCACGCCACGGCCTCACGGTCATAGAAGACTGCGCCCACGCCATAGAAACGGAATACAAGGGACGCACGGCAGGCACCATAGGCCACATAGGCTGCTTCAGCTTTTACGCCACCAAGAACATCGTCACCGGAGAAGGCGGCATGCTCATCTCCAGCGACAAGGCCGCCATGGACCGCTGCAAGATCATGGCCCTGCACGGCATGAGCGCAGACGCATGGGCCCGGTTCTCAGACGCAGGCTACAAGCACTATCAGGTGGTGGACCACGGCTTCAAATACAACATGATGGATATTCAGGCCGCGCTCGGCCTGCACCAGCTGCCCCGTATAGACCGCTACTGGAACCACCGTGCCGCCATCTGGCAGCGGTACATGCAGGCTTTTGCGGATCTGGGCATCGGCCTTCCCGCGCCGGTGGAAGAAAACACCGTGCATGCCTACCATCTGTACACCATCCGCGTTAACCGCGAGTGCTGCGGCGTGGAGCGTGACCAGATGCTGGAAGCCCTGCGCGCCCGCAACATAGGCGTGGGCGTGCACTATCTGGCCATTCCCGAACACCCGTACTACCAGAAGCGTTTCGGCTGGCGCCCGGAAGAAACGCCTCACGCCACCGCCTATGGCCGCGAAACCATAAGCCTGCCCCTCTCCGCCAAACTGAGCGAACGGGACGTGGACGATGTTATCGAAGCCGTTCGCGAAATCTGCGGCGCATGCCCTGCGGCGCGCACCGGAGCCACGGCATGA
- a CDS encoding glycosyltransferase family 2 protein has protein sequence MKPSVTGLVLTYNGGRLLEKCLASLSFCDKVLVVDSFSTDDTVAIATAAGATVLQRAWEGPGPQFQFAFSQIDTEWVVSLDQDEICTPALRERILTAFAEQETVASPAGQDAAASQARQGTQPPLAGYYVHRRNWYFDRFMQHSGWYPDALLRVFRPALMQVQVSGAHYSFHPAGTTQTLAADILHYPYESFAQHLDKINSYAQQGADDLRRKGRKGGVLRGIGHGAVRFAKLYFFQRGVLDGRAGFINAAHGAFYAFLKYVRVEEGSWGKPYDHQ, from the coding sequence ATGAAACCCTCGGTGACGGGACTGGTGCTCACCTACAACGGTGGTCGCCTGCTGGAAAAATGTCTCGCTTCCCTGTCCTTCTGCGACAAGGTGCTGGTGGTCGATTCCTTTTCCACAGACGACACGGTCGCCATTGCCACGGCAGCAGGCGCAACCGTGCTCCAACGTGCGTGGGAAGGGCCAGGTCCGCAGTTTCAGTTCGCCTTTTCCCAAATAGATACGGAATGGGTGGTAAGCCTTGATCAGGATGAAATATGCACCCCGGCCCTGCGGGAGCGCATCCTGACCGCTTTTGCTGAACAGGAGACAGTTGCATCCCCTGCCGGACAGGATGCAGCCGCATCCCAGGCCAGACAGGGAACGCAGCCCCCCCTGGCCGGATACTATGTGCACAGGCGCAACTGGTATTTTGACCGCTTCATGCAGCATTCCGGCTGGTATCCGGACGCCCTGCTCCGTGTCTTCCGTCCCGCGCTCATGCAGGTGCAGGTAAGCGGCGCGCACTATTCCTTCCATCCCGCAGGCACCACGCAAACCCTTGCGGCAGACATCCTGCACTACCCGTACGAAAGCTTTGCCCAGCATCTAGACAAGATCAATTCTTACGCCCAGCAGGGGGCGGATGACCTGCGCCGCAAAGGCAGAAAAGGCGGTGTGCTGCGGGGCATAGGCCACGGTGCCGTGCGCTTTGCCAAACTCTATTTTTTCCAGCGCGGCGTGCTGGACGGGCGCGCGGGTTTTATAAACGCGGCCCACGGGGCCTTTTACGCCTTTCTCAAATACGTGCGGGTGGAAGAAGGCTCGTGGGGCAAACCCTACGACCATCAATAA
- the pyrH gene encoding UMP kinase, with protein MSEKRFHRVLLKLSGEALAGEEKFGIDPVTVAKICREIAEVADMGIEVALVIGGGNIFRGLSSSAKGMDRSTADYMGMLATVLNALAVQDQLEKLGHPTRVLSAITMQEVCEPYIRRRAERHLEKGRIVICAAGTGNPYFTTDTAAALRGMELKCDAIVKATKVNGVYDKDPVKHADAVMFKQLTFIDVLQKKLGVMDSTAITLCMENNVPILVCNMYTGDIKRMMLGENVGTIVQGE; from the coding sequence ATGAGCGAAAAGCGATTCCATCGCGTGCTGCTTAAACTCAGCGGCGAGGCCTTGGCTGGAGAAGAGAAATTCGGTATAGACCCTGTAACAGTGGCGAAGATATGCCGCGAAATCGCCGAAGTGGCAGACATGGGCATAGAAGTGGCCCTTGTCATCGGCGGCGGCAACATCTTCCGCGGATTAAGCTCCTCCGCCAAGGGCATGGACAGGTCCACGGCGGACTACATGGGCATGCTGGCCACGGTACTGAACGCTCTTGCCGTGCAGGACCAGCTGGAAAAGCTGGGCCATCCCACCCGTGTGCTTTCCGCCATCACCATGCAGGAAGTCTGCGAGCCGTATATCCGCCGCCGCGCCGAACGCCATCTGGAAAAAGGCCGTATCGTCATCTGCGCAGCGGGAACGGGCAACCCCTATTTCACCACGGATACGGCAGCGGCACTGCGTGGCATGGAACTGAAGTGCGACGCCATTGTCAAAGCCACCAAGGTGAACGGCGTATACGATAAAGACCCCGTCAAGCATGCAGATGCGGTCATGTTCAAACAGCTCACATTCATTGATGTGCTGCAAAAGAAGCTCGGCGTCATGGATAGCACCGCCATAACGCTGTGCATGGAAAACAACGTTCCCATTCTTGTCTGCAACATGTATACGGGTGACATAAAGCGCATGATGCTGGGTGAGAATGTCGGCACCATCGTACAAGGAGAATAA
- the frr gene encoding ribosome recycling factor, with amino-acid sequence MDEILLEAEERMEKAITALEREFGKLRTGRAHTSLVDNILVDYHGTPTPIKQLASVAIPDSRSITIQPWDKSAFGSVEKAIINSNLGLNPMNDGRLIRINIPMLTEERRKELVKMAKKYVEEAKVAVRNVRRDANEQIKKLEKSKDITEDESRNGQDEVQKLTDAYVAKSDERGAAKEAEIMAI; translated from the coding sequence ATGGATGAGATTCTGCTCGAAGCCGAAGAAAGAATGGAAAAGGCCATCACCGCTCTTGAACGGGAGTTCGGTAAGCTGCGCACCGGACGCGCGCACACATCTCTTGTGGACAATATTCTTGTGGACTACCACGGCACCCCCACGCCCATTAAGCAGTTGGCCTCGGTAGCCATCCCGGACAGCCGCAGCATCACCATTCAGCCGTGGGACAAAAGCGCTTTCGGATCCGTGGAAAAGGCCATCATCAATTCCAACCTCGGCCTCAATCCCATGAACGACGGCCGCCTTATCCGCATTAATATCCCCATGCTCACCGAGGAACGCCGCAAGGAACTGGTGAAGATGGCCAAGAAATACGTGGAAGAAGCCAAGGTGGCGGTGCGCAACGTGCGCCGCGATGCCAACGAGCAGATAAAAAAGCTGGAAAAATCCAAGGATATTACCGAGGACGAATCCCGCAACGGTCAGGATGAAGTGCAGAAACTCACCGATGCCTATGTGGCTAAATCGGACGAGCGCGGCGCGGCCAAAGAAGCCGAGATCATGGCTATTTAG
- a CDS encoding GAF domain-containing protein has translation MESQALYKTIYKIAKVVNASLEPKEVLGQIVEQVAKAMSAKGCFIRLLDRTGTILKPDAYFGLSDRYAQKGPVEVSKSKIDQEVLQGNPIYIEDVRTDSRFQYPQQASEEGIISLVVVPLIGRGNKVIGVLRVYSAENRRFTEDELEFVSCIANLCGIALENARMYHALKRTRELADAYVYQVFED, from the coding sequence ATGGAATCGCAAGCACTTTACAAGACCATTTACAAGATCGCCAAAGTCGTCAACGCATCGCTGGAACCCAAAGAGGTTCTCGGGCAGATCGTGGAGCAGGTGGCCAAGGCCATGAGTGCCAAGGGCTGCTTTATCCGCCTGCTGGACAGAACAGGCACCATCCTCAAGCCGGACGCGTACTTCGGCCTGAGTGACCGCTACGCGCAGAAGGGACCTGTAGAGGTCTCCAAAAGCAAAATCGATCAGGAAGTGCTGCAGGGCAACCCCATCTACATAGAAGACGTACGCACCGACTCCCGCTTTCAGTACCCGCAGCAGGCATCCGAAGAGGGTATCATCTCGCTCGTGGTCGTCCCCCTTATCGGCAGGGGCAACAAGGTCATCGGCGTACTGCGCGTCTATTCCGCAGAAAACCGCCGCTTTACAGAAGACGAACTGGAATTCGTAAGCTGCATCGCCAACCTGTGCGGCATCGCGCTGGAAAACGCGCGCATGTACCATGCCCTCAAGCGCACAAGGGAGCTGGCGGACGCATACGTCTATCAGGTCTTCGAAGACTGA
- the gap gene encoding type I glyceraldehyde-3-phosphate dehydrogenase — MSKIRVGINGFGRIGRQVLKSIWKYHRDTIEVVAINDLFDIATNAHLLAHDTSYGAFEPKVTVEGDTIHVGNDFTVKNFAERDPKLIPWGAMKVDVVVECTGIFRTGPKAAMHIEAGAKKVIISAPAKEEDITIVMGVNDGDYDPARHHIISNASCTTNCLAPVVKVVHERYGIKKGVMTTIHAYTNDQRILDLPHSDLRRARAAACNMIPTSTGAAKAVALVIPEMKGKFSGYSVRVPTPTVSLVDFVCELEQETTTEDLRALLKAAAEGPLKGILGYSEQPLVSSDFIGDPRSSIVEADFTMVQSGNMAKIYSWYDNEWGYSCRVGDLVALMAQKGL, encoded by the coding sequence ATGAGCAAAATTCGGGTAGGCATAAACGGCTTCGGCCGCATAGGACGTCAGGTCCTCAAGTCCATCTGGAAATACCACCGCGACACCATAGAGGTGGTCGCCATAAACGACCTGTTCGATATCGCCACCAACGCACATCTTCTGGCACACGACACCAGCTACGGTGCCTTTGAGCCAAAGGTCACGGTAGAAGGCGATACCATCCATGTGGGAAATGATTTCACCGTCAAAAACTTCGCGGAGCGCGATCCCAAGCTCATTCCGTGGGGAGCCATGAAGGTGGATGTGGTGGTGGAGTGCACGGGCATCTTCCGCACCGGTCCCAAGGCTGCCATGCACATTGAGGCAGGCGCCAAAAAGGTCATCATCTCCGCCCCCGCCAAAGAAGAGGATATCACCATCGTCATGGGCGTAAACGATGGCGACTACGACCCCGCACGGCACCATATCATTTCCAACGCCTCCTGCACCACAAACTGCCTTGCCCCCGTGGTCAAGGTGGTGCATGAACGCTACGGCATAAAGAAAGGCGTTATGACCACCATCCACGCCTACACCAACGACCAGCGCATCCTGGACCTGCCCCACTCCGATCTGCGCCGCGCCCGCGCCGCCGCCTGCAACATGATTCCCACGTCTACAGGCGCGGCCAAGGCCGTTGCGCTGGTCATTCCGGAAATGAAGGGCAAATTCTCGGGCTACTCCGTGCGCGTGCCCACCCCCACCGTCTCGCTGGTGGACTTTGTCTGCGAACTGGAGCAGGAAACCACCACCGAAGACCTGCGCGCCCTGCTCAAGGCAGCAGCGGAAGGCCCCCTCAAGGGCATTCTGGGCTATTCCGAGCAGCCGCTGGTATCCTCCGACTTCATCGGTGATCCCCGCTCCTCCATCGTGGAGGCGGATTTCACCATGGTGCAGTCCGGCAACATGGCCAAAATCTACTCATGGTATGACAATGAATGGGGCTATTCCTGCCGCGTGGGCGACCTTGTGGCTCTCATGGCGCAGAAGGGCCTGTAA
- a CDS encoding PaaI family thioesterase — translation MNTSVHTELIEFVEQHIAFHRFLGVKVLDARPGFAKVCLPFREEFKGNEVRGVVHGGVTAVLVDICGAVALWTHFGPADKTSTIDMRVDYQRPAPFEDMVAEGDVRMLGNRIANVHIRVYAASMPDTLVAEGRAVYYVKREGMPS, via the coding sequence ATGAACACATCCGTCCATACCGAACTGATTGAGTTTGTGGAACAGCATATTGCCTTCCACCGCTTTCTGGGTGTGAAGGTGCTGGACGCCCGCCCCGGCTTTGCCAAGGTCTGCCTCCCCTTCCGCGAGGAATTCAAGGGCAACGAGGTCCGCGGCGTGGTCCACGGGGGCGTCACCGCCGTGCTGGTGGATATCTGCGGCGCAGTAGCCCTGTGGACGCACTTTGGCCCTGCGGACAAAACGTCTACCATAGACATGCGCGTGGATTACCAGCGCCCTGCCCCGTTCGAAGACATGGTGGCAGAAGGAGACGTGCGCATGCTCGGCAACCGCATAGCCAACGTGCATATCCGCGTCTATGCCGCCTCCATGCCCGATACGCTGGTAGCGGAAGGGCGCGCCGTCTACTATGTCAAACGCGAAGGCATGCCCAGTTGA
- the abc-f gene encoding ribosomal protection-like ABC-F family protein translates to MALINVSHLTFAYDNGQTIFNNVSLQLDTNWKLGLIGRNGRGKTTFLKLLCGTYPFRGSIHTPVAMQYFPFAMPDPAMTGKEIARAICAGPEDWRLEREASLLALAPETLSRPYATLSGGEATKLLLAILFLNEHSFPLIDEPTNHLDSKARATVATYLKAKKGFILVSHDRALLDSCTDHVLSINRTDIELHRGNFSSWQDNRQRRDRQEFAENQRLEKEIARLEQSARRSTEWSHRAEKGKYTSGHVDRFLDRGFIGHKAAKMMQRAKSVESRHTKAAQDKAELLHNLEHDAPLAMRPLTFHSKRLVECRELCAGYGNTSVLRNISFSVMSGDRLALCGSNGSGKTTLLSLLTGKGSPGSGVLHLPKGLRVSYVPQNTSFLKGSLKQLSQERGIEESLLRAVLHRLGFERRHFETDMGGYSAGQKKKVLLAASLCEEAHLYVWDEPLNYVDVLSRMQIENLILHYRPSMILVEHDRMFLERVATGILDLDTACSVALTLP, encoded by the coding sequence ATGGCCCTTATCAACGTTTCACACCTCACCTTCGCCTATGACAACGGGCAAACCATTTTCAACAATGTTTCCCTGCAACTGGATACCAACTGGAAACTGGGCCTCATAGGGCGCAACGGACGGGGCAAGACCACCTTCCTCAAGCTTCTGTGCGGGACCTACCCGTTCCGGGGGTCCATACACACTCCGGTTGCCATGCAGTATTTTCCCTTCGCGATGCCCGACCCGGCAATGACAGGGAAGGAGATTGCCCGCGCCATATGCGCCGGCCCGGAAGACTGGCGTCTTGAGCGAGAAGCTTCACTGCTTGCTCTTGCTCCTGAAACTCTCAGTCGACCATACGCCACCCTCAGCGGAGGCGAAGCCACCAAGCTGCTGCTCGCCATACTGTTTCTGAATGAGCACAGCTTCCCGCTCATCGATGAACCGACCAATCATCTGGATAGCAAGGCCCGCGCCACGGTTGCCACCTACCTGAAGGCTAAGAAAGGATTCATCCTCGTCTCCCACGACCGCGCCCTGCTCGACAGCTGCACAGACCATGTTCTGTCCATCAACCGAACCGATATTGAGTTGCACCGCGGTAACTTCAGTTCATGGCAGGATAACCGCCAAAGACGGGACCGGCAGGAATTTGCGGAAAACCAAAGACTGGAAAAGGAGATTGCCCGCCTGGAGCAAAGCGCCAGACGGAGCACGGAATGGTCGCACAGGGCAGAGAAAGGGAAATATACCTCCGGACACGTAGACCGGTTTCTGGATCGCGGTTTCATAGGCCACAAGGCTGCCAAGATGATGCAGCGGGCCAAATCGGTTGAATCCAGACACACAAAGGCTGCCCAGGATAAAGCAGAACTCCTGCACAATCTGGAACACGATGCCCCCCTTGCCATGCGTCCGCTTACCTTCCACAGCAAACGGCTAGTCGAATGCAGGGAACTCTGCGCAGGGTATGGGAACACCTCCGTGCTGCGAAACATATCCTTCAGTGTCATGAGTGGAGACAGGCTGGCCCTTTGCGGCAGTAACGGCAGCGGCAAAACCACGCTCCTGTCTCTGCTCACAGGAAAAGGTTCCCCCGGTAGCGGCGTGCTGCATCTGCCCAAAGGACTCCGCGTTTCCTATGTTCCGCAGAACACCTCGTTTCTGAAGGGTAGCCTGAAGCAACTTTCTCAGGAACGTGGCATTGAAGAAAGCCTGCTCCGGGCTGTTCTGCATCGGCTCGGATTCGAACGCAGGCACTTCGAGACAGACATGGGCGGCTACAGTGCCGGACAGAAGAAAAAAGTCCTTCTTGCCGCAAGCCTCTGTGAAGAAGCGCACCTGTACGTCTGGGACGAACCCCTGAACTATGTGGACGTGCTTTCCCGCATGCAGATTGAAAATCTGATTCTGCACTACAGGCCGAGCATGATTCTGGTTGAGCATGACCGCATGTTTCTGGAGCGTGTTGCAACAGGAATTCTGGATCTGGATACGGCCTGTTCCGTTGCCCTTACACTTCCCTAA
- the ftsZ gene encoding cell division protein FtsZ: protein MEFMEIENDSMAKIKVIGVGGGGGNAVNNMISSVLRGVTFIVANTDVQALNNSQAEYKIQLGDKLTKGLGAGANPAVGRDAALESIDQIRAAIGEADMVFVTAGMGGGTGTGAAPVIAQVAKEMGALTVGVVTKPFFFEGKKRLMAAEEGIEAFRQHVDSLITIPNDRLLSLAAKKATFVEMLKKADEILYFAVKGISDLIMVPGLINLDFADVKAVMGESGLAMMGAGSASGESRAREAAIKAITSPLLEDVSIDGARGVLMNITCSSDLTIEEVSEAAGAIQEAAHEDARIFFGTVFDDSIGDEMRITVIATGIDAVGAETLGNGGKNVMSSGGGGKVSPMRGSAPAPKAAPAPRAQQAQPVSAPAPQRRETIVRPAPARGLGTFSEEDRNIPAYLRKQGQVAQTAHQAASAHQPGEDDFVFDEDEFEIPSFIRKQAD from the coding sequence AATTAAAGTCATCGGTGTCGGCGGCGGCGGGGGCAACGCGGTTAACAACATGATCAGCTCAGTGCTGCGCGGGGTTACGTTTATTGTGGCCAACACCGATGTGCAGGCCCTGAACAACTCGCAGGCGGAGTACAAGATTCAGCTCGGCGACAAGCTGACCAAGGGCCTCGGCGCGGGCGCTAACCCGGCAGTGGGGCGCGACGCGGCACTGGAGTCCATTGATCAGATACGCGCCGCTATAGGCGAAGCCGACATGGTGTTTGTTACCGCAGGTATGGGCGGCGGCACCGGCACAGGCGCGGCTCCCGTTATCGCGCAGGTTGCCAAGGAAATGGGCGCGCTGACCGTGGGCGTTGTGACCAAGCCGTTCTTCTTTGAGGGCAAAAAGCGCCTTATGGCGGCGGAAGAAGGCATTGAGGCCTTCCGCCAGCATGTGGACTCGCTCATCACCATTCCCAACGACAGGCTTCTTTCCCTTGCGGCGAAGAAGGCCACCTTTGTGGAAATGCTGAAGAAGGCTGACGAAATTCTGTATTTTGCCGTGAAGGGTATTTCTGACCTGATCATGGTGCCCGGCCTCATTAACCTGGACTTTGCGGACGTGAAGGCCGTGATGGGTGAATCCGGTCTTGCCATGATGGGCGCAGGCAGCGCCAGCGGCGAATCGCGCGCACGCGAAGCCGCCATCAAGGCGATTACCAGTCCGCTGCTGGAGGATGTGTCCATCGACGGCGCACGCGGCGTGCTCATGAACATTACCTGCTCTTCCGACCTGACCATCGAAGAGGTTTCCGAGGCCGCAGGTGCCATTCAGGAGGCTGCCCATGAAGATGCCCGCATCTTCTTCGGCACCGTGTTTGACGACAGCATCGGGGACGAGATGCGCATTACCGTCATTGCCACCGGCATTGACGCCGTGGGAGCGGAAACCCTTGGCAATGGTGGCAAGAATGTGATGTCTTCCGGCGGGGGCGGCAAGGTTTCGCCCATGCGCGGTTCGGCACCTGCTCCCAAGGCGGCTCCCGCACCCCGTGCGCAGCAGGCGCAGCCTGTCTCTGCTCCGGCTCCGCAGCGCAGAGAGACCATAGTGCGTCCGGCACCGGCACGGGGGCTTGGCACCTTCAGTGAAGAAGACAGGAACATTCCCGCCTACCTGCGCAAGCAGGGGCAGGTGGCGCAGACGGCGCATCAGGCCGCCAGCGCGCATCAGCCCGGCGAGGATGACTTTGTGTTCGACGAAGACGAGTTCGAGATACCCTCGTTCATCCGCAAGCAAGCTGACTAG